AGTAATTGGAGTGGATTTAGATTTTGAAAGACTATCTGACTATATAGCTCAGGTTCAAATAGGAGAACAAGGGTATTTAGCGATAGCAAATACAGAAGGGATGCTTTTAACTCACCCTGACCCTAAGCTCTTGGGGGAGGTTGTCCCAGTGCCCGGGCTTTTAGAAGAGTTATCCAATACTCATGGGGGGTATGACTATGAACATGAGGGAGACCGACGTTTTACTACATTTAATACACTGGATAGAGCAGGGTGGAAGGTTTTGGGAATTGTTTCTCATCAAGAAATTGTTGAAAACACATCCTTTATTTTACTTAACTCTTTTACTTCAGGCGTGATAATTTTAACTATGGCCATAGCCATTGGCATAGGTTTTTCCTTTACTATTACAAAACCGTTGACACAGTTAGTAAAAGATGTTCAAAATTTTGGAGATGGTGACTTTACCGTCCGGTGTAAAGTTAACTCAAAAGATGAGGTAGGGGTGTTATCCTCAACTATAAATGAAACTATCATAAAATTAGGCAACTTAATTAACAGCATTAAAAATGTTAGTGAAGAACTAAACCAATCATCAGAGAATTTAGCTGCTAATAGCGAAGAAACCACAGCATCTTCTCAAGAGGTAACTAAAGCAGTGGAGGAAATCGCCAAAGGGGCTAATGAACAAGCAGCTGACGGTCAACAAAGTGCTTCACTTACTATGGGATTAGCCGAAAAGTTTGGGGATATGCAAAAAGCTAATGAAGAAATGCTGAAACTTACAGAAGACGTTAAGAAGGCAAATAAGCATGAAAACTCAACTTTGGAAGGGCTAAACAAAACCACAGAAGATAGCAAAGTTGTAGTAGATAAAATATCTCATGCAATAGCTTCTTTAAATGAAAAAACAAACTCAATAGGCGATATATTAGAGGTAATTAACTCGATATCACAACAAACTAATCTTTTGGCTTTAAACGCTGCTATAGAAGCTGCTAGAGCGGGAGAGGCTGGCAAAGGTTTTGCTGTAGTGGCAGAGGAGATTAGAAAACTAGCAGATCAAACAGGGCAATCCACCGAAAAAATCCAACAAATTGTGCAGGACATCTCCACAGAAAGCAACAATTCCGTAGAAATCATGGAAGGTTTAAAAGAAGAATCACAACAACAAGCACAGGCAGTTATGGATATGGATGGTTCTGTACGCAGCATAACTACAGCGGTAGACAGCATTTCTTCTAAGATAAATGAAATAGCAAGCTTTGCATCAGAAATGCAAAGTGACAACGAAGAAATCGTAGAAGTAATAGAAAAAATATCCAGCGTATCCCAGCAAACAGCAGCATCAACGGAGGAAGTAAACGCATCAATGGAACAGACCTCTCAAGCAGTTGAAGAAGTAACAAAAGCTGCAGAGGGACTAAACACTCTAGCAGAACGCCTTCAAGGAGAAGTGAAAAAGTTTAGAGTATAGTGCTAGCAAAAAGAGGTTTAGGGCATATTTAGCCAAAACAAATAAAAAAATGGTTCCGATCATCTATGATTGGAACCATTTTTTAATGAACAACTTGATGCTAGAGGTCTTACTGAGTCGATAGTAAGGGGATTCGCCAATGTAGAAAGTGAAAGGCAGAAGGTGGGATGGTTGACACAAAGTTTAACCCAAGTCTATGCAAGAGTGTGGTTCGTGATATGGGGGTTGTGCCCTTGCGGGCTAGAATCTTCGGCGTAGCGCAGGATGACGTTTGGGGATACCTCTAAGGAGATGAGTTTTAACTTAACGCTCAAAAGCAGGAAATTTAATGCAGCAAGAAGAATAATAAATTGATGGAAAAATAAATGTATATATCAGTATTTTCACCTGACTACATAAAACATCAAACACATATACTAATTAGTAGTGATTATACAAGGAGGTTTATTGA
This genomic interval from Proteinivorax tanatarense contains the following:
- a CDS encoding methyl-accepting chemotaxis protein, whose amino-acid sequence is MYLKLSIKWKVTFLVVILVLVSATLLGVTNYYNSRQVLEEELRSSSENMVGVGVTLLDNTLQSVEEDLQTLANLDDFRSGHNEELIQGITSYVEATSNIPMAYFASSDGKITSYPHVDLDEDFDPTSRTWYQGAEDNTEIFWTEPYIDENDGNVVVTASTSVYDDGGDFLGVIGVDLDFERLSDYIAQVQIGEQGYLAIANTEGMLLTHPDPKLLGEVVPVPGLLEELSNTHGGYDYEHEGDRRFTTFNTLDRAGWKVLGIVSHQEIVENTSFILLNSFTSGVIILTMAIAIGIGFSFTITKPLTQLVKDVQNFGDGDFTVRCKVNSKDEVGVLSSTINETIIKLGNLINSIKNVSEELNQSSENLAANSEETTASSQEVTKAVEEIAKGANEQAADGQQSASLTMGLAEKFGDMQKANEEMLKLTEDVKKANKHENSTLEGLNKTTEDSKVVVDKISHAIASLNEKTNSIGDILEVINSISQQTNLLALNAAIEAARAGEAGKGFAVVAEEIRKLADQTGQSTEKIQQIVQDISTESNNSVEIMEGLKEESQQQAQAVMDMDGSVRSITTAVDSISSKINEIASFASEMQSDNEEIVEVIEKISSVSQQTAASTEEVNASMEQTSQAVEEVTKAAEGLNTLAERLQGEVKKFRV